A genomic segment from Aedes aegypti strain LVP_AGWG unplaced genomic scaffold, AaegL5.0 Primary Assembly AGWG_AaegL5_hic_scaff_1217_PBJ_arrow, whole genome shotgun sequence encodes:
- the LOC5566509 gene encoding protein zwilch: MPAESASLANVYAFLRDTYDSVDFQLAPAPTYIQSLADVEGKIVFIYKQDEIRSGAMLSDGNYLSPKLSDSGDTGNRLDLTGSPLKDEVKLESLDMSVDQVVVLSLENPWLEKEECFGPVSVEKGRGILQEVLGKRMEGCGQLWALCDGKDMDRTLLMQIELNGERKFVRGAVKLLGYFPESQLTMVRLQRLHEAKAAGFSKELETSIELWYKIQSHISIKLRWISHSQNPSFCINQKADIVLRQSILVDETQSVAEYFWSQLHFLETIKDRILQIRSEGRPNPDDDSYVGSLDVSVIKEKTHKILTEFCVVESTDYKLGQIDSIVERVKNRTAVDVTDRLWSVLKYCACYDDLKDVLTFIFKIASRSNLANIPSNNNRLAQLIKSIAQGRLAIPILTGSEPFELLLEIGLEKIFKDYQIIFHESKICNLDLDRVGRNSAGSGSRDASRASSIRKSMYDAVPSNTTQSRKTAMLSRAGTSEDHEDDGVIRNSYFNADEANMKIGKLAQVHLLLEHLLSIETHLKLTSIYPQVAEEYFSRPTVSFEEMRSKKTDKLEIPILNNSIIELVENSSPYIRKVGMTSRSKFRTVESIFYQSSEPILPTNLFPQLKAEGGEVKNAYWCLEYTKISNNWSM, encoded by the exons ATGCCAGCCGAATCGGCGAGTTTGGCCAACGTGTACGCCTTTCTACGTGACACATACGATTCGGTGGATTTCCAGCTGGCTCCGGCTCCAACCTACATCCAATCGTTGGCCGATGTCGAAGGAAAGATTGTGTTCATCTACAAGCAGGATGAAATCCGGAGCGGAGCAATGCTTTCGGACGGGAACTATCTGAGCCCCAAGTTGAGCGATAGCGGGGATACGGGAAACAGGCTGGACCTTACCGGATCGCCGCTGAAGGACGAGGTGAAGTTGGAGAGCTTGGACATGTCCGTCGATCAGGTCGTGGTTCTGAGTTTGGAGAATCCCTGGCTCGAGAAGGAGGAATGTTTCGGGCCGGTTTCGGTCGAGAAGGGAAGGGGAATTCTGCAGGAAGTGCTGGGGAAGCGGATGGAAG GTTGTGGCCAACTGTGGGCGCTCTGCGATGGAAAGGACATGGACCGGACGCTGTTGATGCAGATCGAGTTGAATGGCGAGCGGAAGTTTGTCCGGGGTGCGGTAAAGCTGCTGGGGTATTTCCCCGAGAGCCAACTGACCATGGTCCGGCTGCAGAGGCTGCACGAAGCGAAGGCTGCCGGCTTCTCGAAGGAACTGGAAACCAGCATAGAGTTATGGTACAAAATTCAGTCCCACATTAGCATCAAACTTCGCTGGATAAGCCACTCGCAAAATCCTTCGTTTTGCATCAACCAGAAGGCGGACATTGTCCTCCGGCAGTCGATTCTGGTGGACGAAACCCAATCCGTGGCGGAGTACTTCTGGAGCCAGCTGCACTTCCTGGAAACGATCAAGGACCGGATTCTGCAGATTAGAAGCGAAGGGAGGCCCAATCCGGACGATGATAGCTATGTCGGGTCGTTGGATGTCAGCGTGATTAAGGAGAAGACGCACAAGATTCTGACCGAGTTTTGCGTTGTGGAGTCGACGGattacaaactgggacagatTGACTCGATTGTGGAACGGGTGAAGAATCGAACTGCGGTGGACGTTACGGATCGATTGTGGAGTGTGCTAAAAT ATTGCGCATGTTACGATGATTTGAAGGATGTTCTGACGTTCATTTTCAAAATCGCATCTAGGAGTAATCTGGCA aacatcccaagtaacaacaACCGACTAGCTCAGCTCATCAAATCCATCGCCCAAGGTCGACTGGCCATTCCAATTCTGACAGGATCGGAACCGTTCGAGCTACTGCTGGAAATCGGTCTGGAAAAGATCTTCAAGGACTACCAGATCATCTTCCACGAGAGCAAAATTTGCAACCTGGACCTCGATAGGGTCGGTCGTAACTCGGCTGGGTCCGGTTCGAGAGACGCCTCCCGTGCATCCAGCATTCGCAAGTCGATGTACGATGCCGTTCCGTCCAATACCACCCAGAGTCGAAAAACGGCCATGCTTTCCCGCGCGGGAACCAGTGAGGATCACGAAGACGATGGCGTTATTCGAAATAGTTACTTCAACGCTGACGAAGCCAACATGAAGATCGGAAAGCTGGCCCAGGTCCATCTGCTGCTGGAGCATCTCCTGTCCATCGAGACGCACCTGAAGCTGACCAGCATCTATCCGCAGGTGGCCGAGGAGTATTTCTCGCGACCAACGGTAAGTTTTGAAGAGATGCGATCGAAAAAGACGGACAAGCTGGAGATTCCGATTCTGAACAATTCGATTATTGAGTTGGTGGAGAATTCCAGTCCCTACATCCGGAAAGTGGGAATGACCAGCCGGAGTAAGTTCCGGACGGTGGAGAGCATTTTCTACCAGAGCTCGGAACCAATTTTGCCCACCAATTTGTTTCCTCAGCTGAAGGCTGAAGGTGGGgaagtgaaaaatgcttattggTGCCTGGAGTATACCAAGATTAGTAATAATTGGAGCATGTGA